One window from the genome of Aquipuribacter sp. SD81 encodes:
- a CDS encoding tetratricopeptide repeat protein translates to MTQPPGLNLRGAVDLTALARPQSVPAAAPGDGGAGPAGGPLGSGVVVDVDEAGFEAVVQQSLTVPVVIDLWAEWCGPCKQLSPVLERLAEEYGGRWLLAKVDVDANPRIAQAFQAQSIPMVVALLKGQPVPLFTGAVPEQQARQVIDELLKVAAQNGVTGTVAVGDADAEQEPQPAEEPPLPPLHAAAAEAFERGDYEAAAASFEQALAESPADAEAKAGLAQARLFARVASVPQAVAAGLAETAASDPGNVDAGLAVADRDLFGGHVEDAFARLVELVRRTAGDERAAVRTRLLELFEVVGVDDPRVARARAALASALF, encoded by the coding sequence ATGACCCAGCCGCCCGGTCTCAACCTCCGGGGCGCCGTGGACCTGACCGCGCTCGCCCGTCCCCAGTCCGTCCCGGCGGCCGCACCCGGGGACGGCGGCGCGGGCCCGGCCGGCGGCCCGCTCGGGTCCGGGGTCGTCGTCGACGTCGACGAGGCCGGCTTCGAGGCCGTCGTCCAGCAGTCCCTCACCGTCCCGGTCGTCATCGACCTGTGGGCGGAGTGGTGCGGGCCGTGCAAGCAGCTGTCGCCGGTGCTGGAGCGGCTGGCCGAGGAGTACGGCGGGCGCTGGCTGCTCGCCAAGGTGGACGTCGACGCCAACCCGCGCATCGCCCAGGCCTTCCAGGCGCAGTCCATCCCGATGGTCGTCGCGCTGCTCAAGGGCCAGCCCGTGCCCCTCTTCACCGGTGCGGTGCCGGAGCAGCAGGCGCGCCAGGTCATCGACGAGCTGCTGAAGGTCGCCGCCCAGAACGGGGTGACCGGCACGGTGGCCGTCGGCGACGCCGACGCCGAGCAGGAGCCCCAGCCGGCCGAGGAGCCGCCGCTGCCGCCGCTGCACGCCGCGGCCGCCGAGGCGTTCGAGCGCGGCGACTACGAGGCGGCCGCCGCGTCGTTCGAGCAGGCGCTCGCCGAGAGCCCGGCCGACGCCGAGGCGAAGGCGGGCCTGGCCCAGGCCCGGCTGTTCGCCCGCGTGGCCTCGGTCCCGCAGGCCGTCGCCGCGGGTCTGGCCGAGACGGCGGCCTCGGACCCGGGCAACGTGGACGCGGGGCTCGCCGTCGCCGACCGGGACCTGTTCGGCGGCCACGTGGAGGACGCCTTCGCCCGGCTCGTCGAGCTCGTGCGCCGCACGGCCGGCGACGAGCGCGCCGCCGTCCGGACCCGGCTGCTGGAGCTCTTCGAGGTCGTCGGCGTCGACGACCCGCGCGTCGCGCGCGCCCGCGCGGCGCTGGCGAGCGCCCTGTTCTGA